The sequence ccgagtcaaattagccatgtaggcgccacgtcagtcaaaaccgccatcgaaaccaccgagggacctaatctgcaccggttttgatagttgagggacccgttgtatctggttttgcggttgaaggaAGTAAATCGGATTCGTTcataagttaagggaccttagatgaacttattccttttactAACCACGAGCCAGCATGAAATGCTTTCACTTGAGGTTCCATCGGTCCAGCCTATTACGTGATTACGTCCGACTCACTACGCCCAATTAAAGCCCAGCAGCCCAGCTAACTCTCCTGCCCATAATACGGCCCATGCGATTCGGAACTCTTGCGAAAAGGACCCTGTTTAgtgcttactccctccatccaaaaatatttgatgccgtcgATTTTCTTTAAAtacgtttgatcgttcgtcttattaaaaaatctaagtaattattaattactttcctatcatttgatttattgttaaatatatttttatgcatatatatagttttacatattccataaaagttttcgaataagacgaacggtcaaacatatatttaaaaacgtCAACGGCGATAAATatttagggaatgagggagtactAAGTTGCAGATTTTGCAGTTACAACCCTGCCAGCTGCGTTCAGGAGAACCCCTCCTCcctggcacgcaaaacggagcacgcattattgcatgattaattaagtattagctatttttttaaaaaatggattaatttgatttttaaagtaacttttgtataaaaactttttccaaaaaacacatcgtttagcagtttgaaaagcgtgcgcgcggaaaacgagggagaaggGTTGGGAACTTGAAGGAAAGAACACACTGTAaaagcaggtataatagcagactataagccagctataaacatattttaaagagataaaagaagagagaagagcagtgggctacagatttgtagccagctgcagcgcggactccaagagaaatatgtgtatgacaggtgagaccaggtattaatatTATAGtcagcaactattgtataaattggctataacATTAACTgtagatgatttagagccagTGTCTATACtataaacttgctctaagtgtCTAGTGTCTACTATCGCTACATCTTGGACGACCGCGTCTTCTTTCCTCCATGCATGCTCCATCCTAGCTGCTTGTGTGACTCCGCCCAGTTTTGTCTCTCGCCCAATTGGCAATCACAGGTTCAATTCGCAGCCAACCTAGCTAGGCACTCGTCCGGCCGGCCCTTCGTCGTCGCTTGGCTATCTAGCTTCCTTCGATCAGCTTCAAAACCGAAGCCGCCCCCGTTGTCTTCATTCCACCGTACGTTGATCCGCTAGACTCTGCTCCAGTAGACCAGTACTCGATACTCGTGTGTTCGGTGTTCCTCCTGGCTATATATACACGACGcgttgccgttgccgttgccgttgccggcCACTCGCTCTCTCCATCTCGTCTCGCCCAAGCGCACGCGTTTCCACCGTCTGCTACTGCTAGCGTGCTACTGTCTCGCTGATCGATCATGAGTTACTACGGCCAGCAGCCGGCTCCCGTGACCGGTAATGCTACAGATGACTTTGGGAATTAATTGGGAGACTTCTGCTGTTCTTGGTTGCGTTcatgcttccttttttttttactgatggAGTGATTTCGGTGTTCGAATTTTTTGCTTCCTTGATTTCTTTTGCGAGCAGCGTACccaccgccggcgatggcgccaCTGCAGCAGCCGACGGGGCAGGCGCCGTacacggcgccgccgcagggCAACtacgcgccgcctccgccgccgggatACCCGGGCAACTTCGACGTGGGCATGAACCCGCCGCAGCCCGCGCAGACACAGAGCCGCGGTGACAAGGCCTTCCTGGAAGGATGGTAATTAAGCTCGGTGTCACTGATAATAATGTCTTGTGTGAGGCAGTGGCTGAGCCTACCGCCTACCATTTTCTGTTTACTCCAATCGATCATAACCTAATAGCAGGGACAACATAAGCTGTGCACTTTGTTACCAAAATTAACCTTATTAAACTGTGGCAATATCAACTTTTGACAAGCTTTGGTGTTATCGAATTTTAGTAGCGTTTGATGTCTTTTCAAAATTTAGTACTAGCGTTTTTATGATAGGAAAGTTCTGAAactactaaattttagtagtaGGATAATATTGGTGACAtcatatttagtttgttatctTACTTAAAAGCGATAATAAAATGAACAAGCCCATAGTATCTTCCTACGTTTATAGAAAACCTAACTCAACACCTAAGTTATAGGGTTTATTTATGATTAAAAAGAGGTTGCTAGAAATTGGGGTATGAAGTAGACTTTTTTACCCCTAGTTTTCATAATGAGACAATTACTCTTTTtcataacaagaaaaaaaaatatccatgcgttgcaacaggtaaaagctattttaatcttatcaCTGTTGTACAGTTTagctaaggtgaaattcactctGGAAATTCATTTGgatatttattttacaaaatcatgagctacaattagAAGTCctttctgtattttcaaaaacgaacgaacttaaaaacagactcaaatacagatatgtatttccaaaagcaaatgaaattaaaaaccgactcatatacgGACGACGtacaaagtaccggcaaaaacatcttcaattttataatagtagtgATATGCGAAAGTAGACTGAAGAACTGAAATACTTAACCGTTCTGTTGTTTTGCAGCTGTGCTGCCCTTTGCTGCTGTTGCCTCCTCGACATGTGCTTCTAAGGCTATTGAGAGTACAAGTATAAGCAAATCATATGTTGCAAGTAGAGTATGTTTAAGGCTGTACTGTCCAGTTGAAGGTTTGTACTTATGTGCCATGTAAGAGTTCGAATGAAGATTTACCATGTTAGGCTCCTCTCGGATAGCCTAATCAGTCAAAGAAAATGCTAAATTTTggattttcaaacttaattttgagattaattttgagatattttcaacgtagtttcttttttaacattggcttttaagtcaccaagaacacatttataaaaatttcacctacaaatttatttttatttcctaataagccgttttggattattaggaaataagccaaaccATGGGGACTTCATTTTTTAGTTCCTGGATACTTATGCACGGAAAAGAAAATGAGGACAGTAAATATGGATTATCAATTTTTCTGCAAGTATATAGGACATTAAACTACTAGATGTTTAAATAACTACAATCACCTCCCTACATAAATAACTCTTATGCCTCGGGATCCGTGAAATATACAGGAGTTTCTAGATCATCATTGTTTGCAGAAGCAAATGAATCTTCAGATCCTATCGTCGATGGACTTGAAATACTACTCTCTTCAGAATCCGAGATTTCATCATGTACAACCACAGGCTCCTCAAGCTCGGACTCAGATCCTGAAGTCCCTAATTGCTTATTAATTGCAACCTTGGCCATGTCGAGGAACCATTCATCCTCGGGTAGAGAACTGAATAATGAGAGGAAGAAGACAACAGTCTGAGAAATTCGGCCATGAAAGACAGGCAgctaaataaaa is a genomic window of Oryza glaberrima chromosome 7, OglaRS2, whole genome shotgun sequence containing:
- the LOC127779989 gene encoding protein CYSTEINE-RICH TRANSMEMBRANE MODULE 4-like; the encoded protein is MSYYGQQPAPVTAYPPPAMAPLQQPTGQAPYTAPPQGNYAPPPPPGYPGNFDVGMNPPQPAQTQSRGDKAFLEGCCAALCCCCLLDMCF